One genomic region from Rhodopirellula bahusiensis encodes:
- a CDS encoding DUF7674 family protein: MAFRTAFLEWALERFPDLAAEFVGESAKMRVHIAFSRFYHATQNAIDDGDSELVKAYFQIADRVLAHAHPEMRSLFHVVFVEHLKFDDGRKSRSWALGQLSARLRNEFTSSLGCSEEVLAKLN, from the coding sequence TTGGCATTTCGCACGGCATTTCTCGAATGGGCGCTCGAGCGTTTCCCAGATCTTGCCGCTGAATTTGTGGGCGAATCGGCGAAGATGCGCGTGCACATTGCCTTTTCGCGTTTCTACCACGCAACGCAGAACGCGATCGACGATGGCGATAGCGAGCTCGTAAAAGCGTACTTCCAGATCGCGGATCGGGTGCTGGCCCATGCACACCCGGAAATGCGGTCACTGTTTCATGTTGTCTTTGTCGAACACCTAAAATTCGATGATGGTCGCAAATCACGTTCGTGGGCTCTTGGACAGCTTTCCGCCCGGCTTCGCAACGAGTTCACGTCCTCTCTTGGTTGCTCTGAAGAAGTTCTTGC